In Hyalangium minutum, the sequence GTCTGCTGCGAGCCCGCCGCTGGCTTCTCGGGAGCGGGCGGCTTGGGCGGCCACTGCTGCAGCAGCTGCAAGTACGGGTTCTTCTCGCCCTGGAACGGGTACGGATCGCCCGGCTTCACGTTCGGGTCGTTCTTCTCCCAGTTGATGAGCTTCGCGCGGGACTTCGCGTACTCCTTCGAGAGCAAACCCCGGAGCGGCTCGGCCGGTGGGAAGTACGGATCTCCGTAGTAGAAGTCGCGATCCGCGAACGCCAGGTTCATCGCCTGGTACAGCGTGTGGATGTACCGCGCGCTGTTGTAGCCCATGGCCTTCAGGTCCTGCGTCTCCAGGATGTTCAGCGCCTGGAGCAGCACCGGGCCCTGCACCCACGAGGTGAGCTTGTAGACCTCGATGCCCTTGTAGGCCGTCTTTACGGGCTCCTCGAGCTGCACCTTCCAGCGCGCCAGATCCTCTAGCGTGATGAGTCCTCCCTCTTCCTGCACTCCGCGCACGAGCTCCTGCGCGATGTCCCCCCGGTAGAACCGATCGTAGGCCGCCAGGATGGCCTGCTTGCGATCCTTGCCCTGCGCGAGCGCTTGCTGCTCCGCCTCCACCAGCTTCTTCAGCGTGGCCGCCAGATCCTTCTGAACGAACACCTCGCCCGGCTGAGGGCCCTCGCGGGCCTCGCCCAGGTGCGGGAGCAGCACCTCGCGCGAGTAGCGCCACTGCTTCAGCTTCTCCTTGTGCCGCTCGATGTCCCGGACCCCCCCGGCCTCCATGGGGTAGCCCTCGTCCGCCATCTGCAGCGCGGGCCCGAGCACCTCGCGCAGCGACAGCGTCCCGTACTCCGCCAGCATCACCATCAAGCCGCCGGGCGTGCCCGGGGTGACAGCGGCCAGCGGGCCGTACTCGGGCGGGTAGCGCATGCCCTTCTTCTGGAAGAACTCCACCGTCGCACCCGTGGGCGCCACTCCGAGCGCGTTGATCCCGATCACCTTGCGCGTGCGCGGGTCGTAGATGAGGGCCTGCGTCTCTCCACCCCAGCCCAACGTGTCCCACATGGTGCTGGTGGCGGCGAGCATCGCGCAGGCGGCGTCTACCGCGTTGCCACCCTTCTGGAACATCATCGCGCCCGCCGTGGCCGCGAGCGGCTTGCCTGTGATGGCCACCCAGTGCTTGCCGTGGAGGACCGGCCTGGCTGTCTGTTGAGCGTGGAGGCGAGGCGGCGCGAGCACTACCGCGAGGATCAGGCCGCACAGGGCCCGCTGGAGCATCCCGGCTGTGTTCATGGCTTCTCCCGAGAGAGGGGGGGAGACTAGCCTTCCGCCGGGGAGCAGGGGACACTTCTGAGTGCATGCCTTCACGCCGGGTGCGGGATGGCCCTACGGCTGGCGTCGCTGCGACTGAATGAGGAGTGGAATCATGCCTTCTGCCCGTGCCGTGCTCTGTGGGGTGCTTGCCCTCGGGGTCGCCCTGACTGCCATTCCCGCAGAGGCTCGCTTCGGTAAGCGCTCCTCGGATGATTCCTCGGACGACAAGAAGGTCCACAACGCCACCGCCGTGGGCGAGGACGATGATGATGACGACGATGACGACGATGACTCGGGCTCCAGCAGCTCCGGTGGCTCCAGCTCATACTCCTCGTCAGCGGACGTGGGCGCCGTGATTGACCTCTTCGCGCTCATCTTCACCGTCGGCACCCACCGCGCGCCCCTCGCGGCTGAGATCGGGCCAGATGGCACAGTGCAGGAGCAGCGTCACGCGGCTCCGCTGTCCCTGCGCTCCGGACTCCAGGGCGGACCGATGAGCGGTGG encodes:
- a CDS encoding gamma-glutamyltransferase family protein, with protein sequence MNTAGMLQRALCGLILAVVLAPPRLHAQQTARPVLHGKHWVAITGKPLAATAGAMMFQKGGNAVDAACAMLAATSTMWDTLGWGGETQALIYDPRTRKVIGINALGVAPTGATVEFFQKKGMRYPPEYGPLAAVTPGTPGGLMVMLAEYGTLSLREVLGPALQMADEGYPMEAGGVRDIERHKEKLKQWRYSREVLLPHLGEAREGPQPGEVFVQKDLAATLKKLVEAEQQALAQGKDRKQAILAAYDRFYRGDIAQELVRGVQEEGGLITLEDLARWKVQLEEPVKTAYKGIEVYKLTSWVQGPVLLQALNILETQDLKAMGYNSARYIHTLYQAMNLAFADRDFYYGDPYFPPAEPLRGLLSKEYAKSRAKLINWEKNDPNVKPGDPYPFQGEKNPYLQLLQQWPPKPPAPEKPAAGSQQTSIEDFERTFYAGTTAIQAADEKGWVVSVTPSGGWIPAVIAGRTGVGLSQRMQSFVMDPAENPFNVLEPGKRPRATLTPSLALKNGKPFLSFSVQGGDSQEQNLLQFFLNVVEFGMTVQESAEAANITSFQMRNSFGDHTPKPGKLVLQEQVPPWVRSELKRMGYEMTFEARTSGPIQAIYFDHPHGTLWGGASNHGDDYGIAW